The Nocardioides campestrisoli genome includes a window with the following:
- a CDS encoding rod shape-determining protein — MANNVIGRDMAVDLGTANTLVYVRGKGVVLDEPSVVAMNSVTGEVLAVGHEAKRMIGRTPETITAIRPLKDGVIADFDATEQMLRYFIQQVHRRRYFAKPRMVICVPSGITAVEQRAVKEAGFQAGARRVYIVEEPMAAAIGAGLPVHEATGNMVVDVGGGTTEVAVISLGGIVTSLSVRTAGDDLDQAIMSWMKKEYSLMLGERTAEEVKMTLGSAFPLPDEPEAEIRGRDMVSGLPRTVVVSSAEVRHALEEQVTDIVDAVRATLDQTPPELAGDIMDRGIVLTGGGALLRGLDERLRHETGMPVHVAEHPLESVAFGAGRCVEEFEALQQVLVSDPRRK, encoded by the coding sequence ATGGCGAACAACGTCATCGGCCGCGACATGGCGGTCGACCTCGGCACTGCCAACACGCTGGTCTACGTACGCGGCAAGGGCGTCGTCCTCGACGAGCCCAGCGTCGTGGCGATGAACTCCGTGACCGGCGAGGTGCTCGCGGTCGGCCACGAGGCCAAGCGGATGATCGGCCGCACCCCGGAGACGATCACCGCGATCCGCCCGCTCAAGGACGGCGTGATCGCCGACTTCGACGCCACCGAGCAGATGCTGCGCTACTTCATCCAGCAGGTGCACCGGCGCCGCTACTTCGCCAAGCCGCGGATGGTGATCTGCGTGCCCAGCGGGATCACCGCGGTGGAGCAGCGCGCGGTCAAGGAGGCGGGCTTCCAGGCCGGCGCCCGGCGGGTCTACATCGTCGAGGAGCCGATGGCGGCCGCGATCGGCGCGGGCCTGCCCGTGCACGAGGCGACCGGCAACATGGTCGTCGACGTCGGCGGCGGGACCACCGAGGTCGCGGTCATCTCCCTGGGCGGCATCGTCACCAGCCTGAGCGTGCGGACCGCCGGCGACGACCTCGACCAGGCGATCATGTCGTGGATGAAGAAGGAGTACTCGCTGATGCTCGGCGAGCGCACCGCCGAGGAGGTCAAGATGACCCTCGGCTCCGCCTTCCCGCTGCCCGACGAGCCGGAGGCGGAGATCCGCGGCCGGGACATGGTCTCCGGCCTGCCCCGCACCGTGGTCGTCTCCAGCGCCGAGGTGCGTCACGCCCTGGAGGAGCAGGTCACCGACATCGTGGACGCCGTCCGCGCGACCCTGGACCAGACCCCGCCCGAGCTGGCCGGGGACATCATGGACCGGGGGATCGTGCTGACCGGCGGCGGCGCCCTGCTGCGCGGCCTCGACGAGCGGCTGCGGCACGAGACCGGCATGCCGGTGCACGTCGCCGAGCACCCGCTGGAGTCGGTGGCCTTCGGCGCCGGACGCTGCGTGGAGGAGTTCGAGGCGCTCCAGCAGGTCCTGGTCTCGGACCCCCGGAGGAAGTGA
- the mreC gene encoding rod shape-determining protein MreC produces the protein MAPFDRERRWRGLDEGPRPPRATLVALVLAAATLMTLDQATGPDSPVDALRTVVGEGFGPVETATSALVRPFTAVPTWFKQKDDLREDVRELEAENAALREQVATVDYDRNRLAEFEGLTRAAADLGRSLVPARVVGYGPAQSFTRTVTLDAGSDAGLRPDMTVVNADGLVGRVLRVTRSSATVLLAVDARSVVGGRIGRTMELGFLRGGEDGTLDLELLDQKVVPAQGDVVVTWGSDGAGPYVPGIPVGRVTDVFASVREQSQRAVIEPFVAFSSLDVVGVVVPDGTATDRALVEADGEIG, from the coding sequence ATGGCGCCCTTCGACCGGGAGCGCCGCTGGCGCGGGCTCGACGAAGGGCCGAGGCCGCCGCGCGCCACCCTGGTCGCGCTGGTGCTGGCCGCGGCGACCCTGATGACCCTGGACCAGGCCACCGGTCCCGACTCGCCGGTCGACGCGCTGCGCACGGTGGTCGGCGAGGGGTTCGGCCCGGTGGAGACCGCGACCTCCGCGCTGGTGCGGCCCTTCACCGCCGTCCCGACCTGGTTCAAGCAGAAGGACGACCTGCGCGAGGACGTCCGCGAGCTGGAGGCGGAGAACGCCGCCCTGCGCGAGCAGGTCGCCACGGTCGACTACGACCGCAACCGGCTGGCCGAGTTCGAGGGGCTGACCCGGGCCGCCGCCGACCTGGGACGCAGCCTGGTCCCGGCCCGGGTGGTCGGCTACGGCCCCGCCCAGTCCTTCACCCGCACCGTGACCCTGGACGCCGGCTCCGACGCCGGCCTGCGCCCCGACATGACCGTGGTCAACGCCGACGGGCTGGTCGGGCGGGTGCTGCGGGTGACCCGCAGCAGCGCCACCGTGCTGCTCGCGGTCGACGCCCGCTCCGTGGTCGGCGGCCGGATCGGGCGCACCATGGAGCTGGGCTTCCTGCGCGGCGGCGAGGACGGCACGCTGGACCTCGAGCTGCTGGACCAGAAGGTGGTGCCCGCCCAGGGCGACGTGGTGGTCACCTGGGGGAGCGACGGCGCTGGGCCGTACGTCCCCGGCATCCCGGTCGGCCGGGTCACCGACGTCTTCGCCAGCGTCCGCGAGCAGTCCCAGCGCGCGGTGATCGAGCCGTTCGTCGCCTTCTCCTCCCTCGACGTCGTCGGCGTGG